The proteins below come from a single Stigmatopora argus isolate UIUO_Sarg chromosome 11, RoL_Sarg_1.0, whole genome shotgun sequence genomic window:
- the LOC144084270 gene encoding protein FAM53B-like, with protein MVIIFSKSLEKKKGVNDVRPKSCERRPREFHTMSKGTTLFSCGTAEADRWLNPGRSLQSVTSLESLWDTSPRPGTTTAITTLIRDLNLAEGALNKSNPVVPAALHYATTAAGQAPTAPPSKRQCRSLSLSDEFGGFRSSWRPQGSRLWTAVEKRRCYSGGSVRVGGAFSSGHCPAMQRSSSFSFPSCTAIPGDGPLELPFFKQRLPAHPHFTASPVSPGSPFSQTQQSYHGPFLRPLSLSHEQIIPPEVQREEASEASSPDSTPELGRRSGQRGDGSGSLSRSRSQPCVLNDKKIGMKRRRPEDAHEQRPSLDLVKMTQQLQTFQSLSCPGFSFFDSCRSDPPPSIQRRSEFTAVSELGLEPRRETTGNGEDWSDDEADSDSACSVGSRSGSPPGQVTLWKGDHGASGDIFQLGGELDLEQIERN; from the exons CGTGAGTTCCACACCATGAGCAAGGGGACGACCCTCTTCTCTTGTGGAACTGCTG AGGCAGACAGATGGCTGAATCCAGGGCGAAGCCTCCAGTCCGTTACCAGTCTGGAAAGCTTGTGGGACACCAGTCCCAGACCGGGCACGACCACAGCTATCACCACCCTGATCCGAGACCTCAACCTGGCTGAAGGCGCCTTGAACAAAAGCAACCCCGTCGTCCCCGCCGCCCTGCACTACGCCACTACTGCCGCCGGCCAAGCTCCCACAGCGCCCCCCAGCAAGCGCCAGTGTCGCTCTTTGTCCCTCTCCGACGAATTTGGCGGTTTCCGCTCATCGTGGCGGCCTCAGGGATCCCGACTGTGGACGGCGGTGGAGAAGCGAAGGTGCTACAGCGGGGGCAGCGTCCGTGTGGGCGGAGCCTTCTCTAGCGGTCACTGCCCCGCCATGCAGCGGAGCTCTAGCTTCAGTTTTCCGTCTTGCACAGCCATCCCAGGCGACGGACCTTTGGAACTGCCTTTCTTCAAGCAGCGGCTGCCAGCCCACCCTCACTTTACGGCCTCTCCGGTGTCCCCCGGCTCCCCTTTCTCGCAAACTCAGCAGTCCTACCATGGCCCCTTCCTGCGACCTCTCTCCCTGTCCCACGAGCAGATCATCCCGCCCGAAGTCCAGCGGGAAGAGGCCTCGGAGGCCAGCTCTCCGGATTCCACCCCGGAACTGGGGCGCCGGTCCGGCCAGAGGGGCGACGGTAGCGGTTCCCTGTCTCGGAGCAGGTCGCAGCCCTGCGTGCTGAACGATAAAAAGATCGGGATGAAGAGGCGGAGACCTGAGGATGCCCATGAGCAGAGGCCCTCTCTGGATCTGGTCAAGATGACTCAG CAACTCCAAACGTTCCAGAGCTTGAGTTGCCCAGGCTTCTCTTTCTTCGACAGCTGTCGATCCGATCCGCCCCCGTCGATCCAACGCCGATCGGAATTCACTGCCGTGTCCGAACTGGGACTGGAACCCCGACGGGAGACGACGGGAAACGGCGAGGATTGGTCGGATGACGAAGCGGACAGCGACTCCGCCTGTAGCGTGGGCTCCCGATCCGGCTCGCCGCCGGGCCAGGTCACCCTCTGGAAGGGCGACCACGGGGCGAGCGGCGACATCTTCCAGCTCGGGGGAGAGCTTGACCTGGAGCAGATTGAGAGGAATTGA